From the genome of Sporichthyaceae bacterium:
GTCGCCGAGCATTGCGTGGGCGACGGCGAGCGTCCCCAGGAAACCGCCGGTGTAGTGGGCGCCTTCGCGCAGCGGAGTCCGGGCCAGGGCCCGGTTCATGAATCGCAGGCCGGCCGCGCCGTCACCGGCGGCCAGGCTGCACCAGGCCAGGTCGTACTCGCACCAAGCCGCCGGTAGCGACAGGCCCGCCTGGTCACATCGCCACGAGGCCTGTTCGGTCAGTGTGATGCGTTCGCCATCGGCCAGGTCGGCCATCATTGCGTCCCAGAAGCTCGCGTACGCAGTCGTGCCGGGATCGCCCAGTTCGGTGGCCAGTTCGAGTGCTTGGCGGCACAGGGGACATCCCCCACTTTCGTGGAGGCATGAGCTATGAGGAGTAGCCATGCCGGAGAAGAGAAGGAAGTTCGACGCTGAGTTCCGCCAAGGCGCTGTGCGCCTGGTGCAGGAGAGCCCGGGCAAGTCGATGGCCGCGATCGCCCGGGACCTGGGCATCAACGAGGGCACGCTGGGCAACTGGGTCGCCCGCGAGCGGGCCGGCCGGGACGGTGAGCTGTCGGCCGATGACCTGGCCGAGCTCAAGCGGCTGCGCGCGGAGGTCGCCGAGCTGCGGATGGAGCGCGATGTCCTCAAGCGCTCCGTGGTCCTGTGGGTGAAGGAGGCGACGAAGTGAGCGTGGCGGGCTTCATCGCCGACCAGAGGACCTCCCACCGGGTGCCGCACGCGGTCTGCTGCGCGATTCTGGGCATCAGCACCTCCTGGTTCTACAAGTGGCGCGATCGGGCTCCCACGGCCCGGCAGCGGCGCCGGGACGATCTCGACGCCGCAGTCCGTCGGTACTTCGAAGCCTCCGGACGGACCTACGGGTCCCCGCGGGTCCACCTGGACCTGCTCGAGGCGGGTTGGCAGGTCAGCGTGAACACGGTCGCGGACTCGATGCGCCGTCAGGGCCTGGCCGGGCGCAGACGCAGGGGTAACCGCGGCCTGACCCGTCAGGACCGCACGGCGCCGAAGTTCACCGACCTGTTGAGGCGGGATTTCACCGCGGACGGGCCGAACCGGAAATGGTGCGGCGACATGACCGAGATCCCGACGCAGGAGGGCAAGCTCTACCTCGCGACGGTGATCGACCTGTACGCGCGTCGGCTGCTCGCCTCGCCGATGAGCGAGCACCCGGACGCGGTACTGGCCGCCGACGCGATCAAGATCGCCGCTGCGGTGCGCGGTGGCCGGGCGGCGACCGCGGGCGTGATCTTCCACACCGACCGTGGCTCGACCTACACGGCGAACGCGTTCACCGAGCTGTGCAAGGAAAAACTCGGCATCCGCCAGTCGATGGGCCGGGTCGGGTCGTGCTTCGACAACGCCGCCGCCGAGGCGTTCTTCTCCACCCTCGAACACGAGGTCCTGTCCCGACAAGTGTTCACCACCCGGGCCGAAGCCCGCGTCGTGATCGGGGCGTGGTGCACTGACTTCTACAACAACCGCCGCCGACACACCTCGGCAGGCGGGATGCCCCCAGCCACCTACGAGACCCGCACTGACGCCCCGTCAGTTGCATAACTGAACCCTCCACGAAACGAGGGGAGTCCCAGACGGCCTGGTGGAGGTACTGCTCGCGCTGATCCACAAGATCTACTCCCGGGCCGAACGTGCCGCGGAGAAGGAACTGCTGGCCGACCTGCGTCGGGTCCGGGGCAAGACCGGGCTGCTCTACCGGCTGGCCGAGGCAGCGTTGGCGCATCCG
Proteins encoded in this window:
- a CDS encoding transposase, whose translation is MPEKRRKFDAEFRQGAVRLVQESPGKSMAAIARDLGINEGTLGNWVARERAGRDGELSADDLAELKRLRAEVAELRMERDVLKRSVVLWVKEATK
- a CDS encoding IS3 family transposase; protein product: MSVAGFIADQRTSHRVPHAVCCAILGISTSWFYKWRDRAPTARQRRRDDLDAAVRRYFEASGRTYGSPRVHLDLLEAGWQVSVNTVADSMRRQGLAGRRRRGNRGLTRQDRTAPKFTDLLRRDFTADGPNRKWCGDMTEIPTQEGKLYLATVIDLYARRLLASPMSEHPDAVLAADAIKIAAAVRGGRAATAGVIFHTDRGSTYTANAFTELCKEKLGIRQSMGRVGSCFDNAAAEAFFSTLEHEVLSRQVFTTRAEARVVIGAWCTDFYNNRRRHTSAGGMPPATYETRTDAPSVA